From Scleropages formosus chromosome 9, fSclFor1.1, whole genome shotgun sequence, one genomic window encodes:
- the anks6 gene encoding ankyrin repeat and SAM domain-containing protein 6 isoform X2 encodes MGASVLTVAARGGHINMVKLLMESGAFVDDYDHLDVPQGDDNGNNNNGNGHQGREPLDITALMAAAQHGHEALVRLLLEWGADVNVSLKTTGWSPLMLAVLSGKVGVAQQLVERGADPDRLNVLSKTAFEIALQLKQKEVKNYLDSITTVRPQPDDEKRRPDVFSALKLGNSQLVREIVDEDPAQVNSANADGASPLMIAAVSGQLDVVRLLVERSADVDKQDGVHGWTALMQATYHGNKDVVKYLLSQGADVNLRAKNGYTAFDLVMLLNDPDTELVRLLASVCMQVDKDKGKPRTRTTLARSRSRQSLNVPVPPDDKGGLKSWWSRMSNRFRRLKLTRSLRHGLSANRLAPFPDDPAGGADPLDSTMRADRRSSGTGGASPRTPSVGSIDLSAAWGAKNKDSGLGRSSTEKDDSLITTMLRNGAPLTRLPNDKLKAVIPPFLPPSSFEPWNSDRSRILKEGKTEATRLAMPQRPSKGNFNSSGNSDITSVSRVVTRSIKFPSITKGPASPSNSGNFSYSPQSSGGSNGVAGVARHAADPHNRSGGSADNVLSQIAAQRKKAAGLLEPKPQPTETAAASTPDVGLPDIHHAPSLVAGNIRSRRKVDLKKRPLSGNSSTSKSTSPTLTPSPSPTPKPPVGDCPSSTSSQARSKSSGGSSSGTITDEDELSSILKKLSLEKYQPIFEEQEVDMEAFLTLTDGDLKELGIKTDGPRQQILAAISELNAGKGRERQILQETMHNFQSSFGSSASNPRPPGYPRSPAGWVRQQARSTNKR; translated from the exons ATGGGAGCCAGCGTCCTGACGGTGGCGGCCAGAGGAGGCCACATCAACATGGTCAAGCTTCTGATGGAGAGCGGTGCCTTCGTGGACGACTACGACCACCTGGACGTCCCCCAGGGCGACGACAACGGGAACAACAACAACGGCAACGGCCACCAGGGGCGGGAGCCGCTGGACATCACGGCGCTGATGGCGGCCGCCCAGCACGGGCACGAGGCGCTGGTGCGGCTGCTCCTGGAGTGGGGCGCCGACGTCAACGTGAGCCTGAAGACCACCGGCTGGAGCCCGCTCATGCTGGCGGTGCTGAGCGGCAAAGTGGGCGTGGCCCAACAGTTGGTGGAGCGCGGCGCCGACCCGGACCGCCTCAACGTGCTCTCCAAGACGGCCTTTGAGATCGCCCTGCAGCTCAAGCAGAAGGAGGTGAAAAACTACCTGGACTCGATCACCACGGTGCGCCCACAGCCAG ATGATGAGAAGAGGCGGCCAGATGTCTTCAGTGCTCTAAAATTAG GGAACTCTCAGCTGGTGAGAGAGATCGTGGACGAGGACCCGGCCCAGGTGAACTCGGCCAACGCGGACGGCGCCTCGCCGCTGATGATCGCGGCCGTCAGCGGGCAGCTGGACGTGGTGCGTCTGCTGGTGGAGCGAAGCGCAGACGTGGACAAACAGGACGGCGTCCACGGCTGGACCGCCCTCATGCAGGCCACCTACCACGG GAACAAAGATGTTGTGAAGTACCTCTTGAGCCAGGGAGCCGACGTTAATCTGCGAGCCAAAAACGGATACACCGCGTTCGATCTCGTCATGCTGCTCAACGATCCGG acACAGAGCTCGTCAGGCTGCTGGCCTCCGTGTGCATGCAGGTGGACAAAGACAAGGGCAAGCCGAGGACAAGGACCACCCTCGCGCGCTCCAGGAGCCGGCAGTCTCTCAACGTCCCGGTCCCACCGGACGACAAAGGAGGCCTAAAG TCGTGGTGGAGCCGCATGTCGAACCGGTTCCGGAGACTGAAGCTGACGCGCAGCCTGCGACACGGCCTGTCCGCCAACCGCCTGGCCCCCTTCCCGGACGACCCCGCCGGAGGCGCGGACCCGCTGGACTCGACCATGAGGGCGGACCGGAGGAGCAGCGGGACCGGGGGCGCCTCGCCGCGGACCCCCAGCGTGGGCAGCATCGACTTGAGCGCGGCGTGGGGCGCCAAGAACAAAGACAGCG GCCTTGGCAGAAGCAGCACGGAGAAAGATGACTCTCTAATAACTACAATg CTTCGAAACGGCGCCCCCCTCACGAGGCTCCCCAACGACAAGCTGAAGGCGGTGATCCCGCCCTTCCTCCCCCCGTCGAGCTTCGAGCCGTGGAACTCGGACCGCTCCCGCATCCTCAAGGAGGGCAAGACGGAGGCGACGCGCCTGGCTATGCCCCAGCGGCCCAGCAAGGGCAACTTCAACAGCAGCGGCAACTCGGACATC ACCTCCGTGAGCCGCGTGGTGACGCGCTCCATTAAGTTCCCCAGCATTACAAAGGGTCCCGCGTCTCCTTCAAACTCCGGCAACTTCAGCTACTCCCCTCAGTCCTCCGGGGGCTCCAACGGGGTGGCCGGGGTGGCCCGGCACGCCGCCGACCCCCACAACCGCTCGG GGGGCAGCGCGGACAACGTTCTCTCCCAGATTGCGGCGCAGAGGAAGAAGGCCGCGGGCCTGCTCGAGCCGAAGCCGCAGCCCACCGAAACGGCCGCGGCCTCGACCCCTGACGTCGGCCTCCCCGACATCCACCACGCTCCGAGCCTGGTGGCCGGCAACATACGCTCCAGGAGG AAAGTCGACCTGAAGAAGAGGCCCCTGTCCGGGAACTCGTCGACCTCGAAGAGCACCTCGCCCACGCTgaccccgtccccgtcccccacccccaagcccCCCGTCGGGGACTGTCCGTCCTCGACGTCCTCGCAGGCTCGCTCCAAGAGCAGCGGAGGCTCCAGCAGCGGAACCATCACCGACGAGG ACGAGTTGTCGAGCATTCTGAAGAAACTCTCCCTGGAAAAATACCAGCCCATCTTTGAAGAACAGGAG GTGGACATGGAGGCCTTCCTCACGCTGACCGATGGCGACTTGAAGGAGCTGGGGATCAAAACGGACGGGCCCCGGCAACAGATTCTGGCAGCCATTTCCGAGCTGAACGCCGGAAAG GGCAGGGAGAGGCAGATTCTGCAGGAAACCATGCACAACTTCCAGTCTTCGTTCGGGAGCAGCGCCAGTAACCCGCGTCCCCCCGGGTACCCCCGCT ctcctgcaggcTGGGTCAGACAACAAGCGCgcagcacaaacaaaaggtAG
- the anks6 gene encoding ankyrin repeat and SAM domain-containing protein 6 isoform X1: protein MMSYGAPAHALLLLRACDEGDYESARRILEPGASDCGGGGSAQCRGEREPDAAGPGAPSPVPVDCADEEGNTPLQFAAAGGHEKLARFLLRKGASVDRRNHYGWSALMQAARFGHVNVAHILLENGAEINAKNRMGASVLTVAARGGHINMVKLLMESGAFVDDYDHLDVPQGDDNGNNNNGNGHQGREPLDITALMAAAQHGHEALVRLLLEWGADVNVSLKTTGWSPLMLAVLSGKVGVAQQLVERGADPDRLNVLSKTAFEIALQLKQKEVKNYLDSITTVRPQPDDEKRRPDVFSALKLGNSQLVREIVDEDPAQVNSANADGASPLMIAAVSGQLDVVRLLVERSADVDKQDGVHGWTALMQATYHGNKDVVKYLLSQGADVNLRAKNGYTAFDLVMLLNDPDTELVRLLASVCMQVDKDKGKPRTRTTLARSRSRQSLNVPVPPDDKGGLKSWWSRMSNRFRRLKLTRSLRHGLSANRLAPFPDDPAGGADPLDSTMRADRRSSGTGGASPRTPSVGSIDLSAAWGAKNKDSGLGRSSTEKDDSLITTMLRNGAPLTRLPNDKLKAVIPPFLPPSSFEPWNSDRSRILKEGKTEATRLAMPQRPSKGNFNSSGNSDITSVSRVVTRSIKFPSITKGPASPSNSGNFSYSPQSSGGSNGVAGVARHAADPHNRSGGSADNVLSQIAAQRKKAAGLLEPKPQPTETAAASTPDVGLPDIHHAPSLVAGNIRSRRKVDLKKRPLSGNSSTSKSTSPTLTPSPSPTPKPPVGDCPSSTSSQARSKSSGGSSSGTITDEDELSSILKKLSLEKYQPIFEEQEVDMEAFLTLTDGDLKELGIKTDGPRQQILAAISELNAGKGRERQILQETMHNFQSSFGSSASNPRPPGYPRSPAGWVRQQARSTNKR, encoded by the exons ATGATGAGCTACGGCGCGCCGGCGcacgcgctgctgctgctgcgcgcGTGCGACGAGGGCGACTACGAGAGCGCCAGGCGGATCCTCGAGCCCGGGGCGAGCgactgcggcggcggcggcagcgcgCAGTGCCGCGGGGAGCGCGAGCCGGACGCGGCCGGGCCCGGGGCCCCGTCGCCCGTCCCCGTGGACTGCGCGGACGAGGAGGGCAACACGCCGCTGCAGTTCGCCGCGGCCGGCGGCCACGAGAAGCTCGCCCGCTTCCTGCTGCGCAAGGGCGCCTCCGTGGATCGGCGCAATCACTACGGCTGGAGCGCGCTCATGCAGGCTGCGAG GTTTGGGCATGTGAACGTCGCCCACATCTTGCTGGAGAACGGCGCGGAGATCAACGCCAAGAACAGGATGGGAGCCAGCGTCCTGACGGTGGCGGCCAGAGGAGGCCACATCAACATGGTCAAGCTTCTGATGGAGAGCGGTGCCTTCGTGGACGACTACGACCACCTGGACGTCCCCCAGGGCGACGACAACGGGAACAACAACAACGGCAACGGCCACCAGGGGCGGGAGCCGCTGGACATCACGGCGCTGATGGCGGCCGCCCAGCACGGGCACGAGGCGCTGGTGCGGCTGCTCCTGGAGTGGGGCGCCGACGTCAACGTGAGCCTGAAGACCACCGGCTGGAGCCCGCTCATGCTGGCGGTGCTGAGCGGCAAAGTGGGCGTGGCCCAACAGTTGGTGGAGCGCGGCGCCGACCCGGACCGCCTCAACGTGCTCTCCAAGACGGCCTTTGAGATCGCCCTGCAGCTCAAGCAGAAGGAGGTGAAAAACTACCTGGACTCGATCACCACGGTGCGCCCACAGCCAG ATGATGAGAAGAGGCGGCCAGATGTCTTCAGTGCTCTAAAATTAG GGAACTCTCAGCTGGTGAGAGAGATCGTGGACGAGGACCCGGCCCAGGTGAACTCGGCCAACGCGGACGGCGCCTCGCCGCTGATGATCGCGGCCGTCAGCGGGCAGCTGGACGTGGTGCGTCTGCTGGTGGAGCGAAGCGCAGACGTGGACAAACAGGACGGCGTCCACGGCTGGACCGCCCTCATGCAGGCCACCTACCACGG GAACAAAGATGTTGTGAAGTACCTCTTGAGCCAGGGAGCCGACGTTAATCTGCGAGCCAAAAACGGATACACCGCGTTCGATCTCGTCATGCTGCTCAACGATCCGG acACAGAGCTCGTCAGGCTGCTGGCCTCCGTGTGCATGCAGGTGGACAAAGACAAGGGCAAGCCGAGGACAAGGACCACCCTCGCGCGCTCCAGGAGCCGGCAGTCTCTCAACGTCCCGGTCCCACCGGACGACAAAGGAGGCCTAAAG TCGTGGTGGAGCCGCATGTCGAACCGGTTCCGGAGACTGAAGCTGACGCGCAGCCTGCGACACGGCCTGTCCGCCAACCGCCTGGCCCCCTTCCCGGACGACCCCGCCGGAGGCGCGGACCCGCTGGACTCGACCATGAGGGCGGACCGGAGGAGCAGCGGGACCGGGGGCGCCTCGCCGCGGACCCCCAGCGTGGGCAGCATCGACTTGAGCGCGGCGTGGGGCGCCAAGAACAAAGACAGCG GCCTTGGCAGAAGCAGCACGGAGAAAGATGACTCTCTAATAACTACAATg CTTCGAAACGGCGCCCCCCTCACGAGGCTCCCCAACGACAAGCTGAAGGCGGTGATCCCGCCCTTCCTCCCCCCGTCGAGCTTCGAGCCGTGGAACTCGGACCGCTCCCGCATCCTCAAGGAGGGCAAGACGGAGGCGACGCGCCTGGCTATGCCCCAGCGGCCCAGCAAGGGCAACTTCAACAGCAGCGGCAACTCGGACATC ACCTCCGTGAGCCGCGTGGTGACGCGCTCCATTAAGTTCCCCAGCATTACAAAGGGTCCCGCGTCTCCTTCAAACTCCGGCAACTTCAGCTACTCCCCTCAGTCCTCCGGGGGCTCCAACGGGGTGGCCGGGGTGGCCCGGCACGCCGCCGACCCCCACAACCGCTCGG GGGGCAGCGCGGACAACGTTCTCTCCCAGATTGCGGCGCAGAGGAAGAAGGCCGCGGGCCTGCTCGAGCCGAAGCCGCAGCCCACCGAAACGGCCGCGGCCTCGACCCCTGACGTCGGCCTCCCCGACATCCACCACGCTCCGAGCCTGGTGGCCGGCAACATACGCTCCAGGAGG AAAGTCGACCTGAAGAAGAGGCCCCTGTCCGGGAACTCGTCGACCTCGAAGAGCACCTCGCCCACGCTgaccccgtccccgtcccccacccccaagcccCCCGTCGGGGACTGTCCGTCCTCGACGTCCTCGCAGGCTCGCTCCAAGAGCAGCGGAGGCTCCAGCAGCGGAACCATCACCGACGAGG ACGAGTTGTCGAGCATTCTGAAGAAACTCTCCCTGGAAAAATACCAGCCCATCTTTGAAGAACAGGAG GTGGACATGGAGGCCTTCCTCACGCTGACCGATGGCGACTTGAAGGAGCTGGGGATCAAAACGGACGGGCCCCGGCAACAGATTCTGGCAGCCATTTCCGAGCTGAACGCCGGAAAG GGCAGGGAGAGGCAGATTCTGCAGGAAACCATGCACAACTTCCAGTCTTCGTTCGGGAGCAGCGCCAGTAACCCGCGTCCCCCCGGGTACCCCCGCT ctcctgcaggcTGGGTCAGACAACAAGCGCgcagcacaaacaaaaggtAG